Below is a genomic region from candidate division WOR-3 bacterium.
ATGAAAGAAGGGAAAATGTTTTGATGATAGTGCCAACTCCTAAGGAAGTCTGGACCTTTGAAAAAACAGGAGAGTTTAATGGTAGATATTTTGTCCTCGGTGGACTTATTTCTCCTCTTGAAAACATATATCCTGAGGATTTAAAATTAAATTCACTTTTTAAGATTTTAAAGGAGAAAAAAGTGGAAGAAATAATTTTTGCTTTTCCGCCTTTACCTGAAGGTGAAGTCACAATCTATTTTTTAATTGATAAACTTAAAGGTTATAATCTTAAAATGACAAAATTTCGTTCAGGAATTCCACTTGGAACAACTTTTGATTATCTTGATAATTATACTTTGAGAGAAGTTTTAAAAAACAGGGAGGTGATAGAACTTAAATGAGTGAATATAAATATATTGAGGAAAGCTTTAAGAAAGTAGAGACAATTTTGAAAAAATTAAAAGAAACTTCAAATTCAAATGCTGTTTTACTTATTGATAAAGCAGGACAATTAATTACCTCTATAGGTGATATAAGTGGTTTTGATTTAGTTTCTTTTGCTACTCTTTCAGCTGCTGATTTTGGTGCAACAAGTCAGCTGGCAGAACTTATAGGAGAAAAAAGTTTTTCTTCCCTTTACCATCAGGGTGAAAAAAACTCCTTGTTTATTTCTCTTGTAGCAAATAGAGTTATTCTTGCTGTTCTTTTTGATTCCAAGACAACACTGGGACTTGTAAAAGTTAGAACCAAACATGCTTCTGAAGAACTGGAAAAAGTTCTTGATGAACTATTTGAGAAACTTAAGGTGGCACCTACAAAGGAAGTTTTTGATAAAAGTTTTATAAAAGAAGCAGAAGAAGAACTTGATAAACTTTTTGGACCTTAAGAAAAAATGGCTCTTATAAATTACGCTGCAAGAGAAATTAATGTTAAAATAGTGTATTATGGACCTGGGCTATCCGGGAAGACGACAAATATAAAATACATATATGAAAAACTTTCACCTGATCTTAAAGGGCAATTAGTTTCTGTTGCAACAGAACAGGAAAGAACCTTGTTTTTTGATTTTCTTCCTATAGATCTTGGAAATGTTAGAGGATTTAAAACAAGATTTCACCTATATACAGTTCCAGGACAGGTTTTTTATAATGCTTCAAGAAAGCTTATTTTAAAGGGTGTTGATGGTATAGTTTTTGTGGCAGATTCTCAGATAGAAAGGATGGATGAAAATATTGAAAGTTTTGAAAATATGATAGAAAATCTTGAGACCTATGGGTTAAAATTAGAGGATATACCCTATGTAATTCAATACAACAAAAGAGATTTACCCAATGCTGCTTCAATTGAAGAACTTCAAAAGAATTTAAATAAAGATAGTGTTCCCTATTATGAAGCAGTCGCAACAGTTGGAAAAGGTGTTTTTGAAACTTTAAAAGAAATAGCAAAGATGGTTATAAGACACTTATCAAGTAAAACTCCTGCGTGAATTTTAAAATTTCCTGTATTACAACAGGAAGTGAAATTTTAAGAGGTTTTAGAGTTGATTCAGACTTTTATTATCTTGCAAAAAAACTTGGGGAAATAGGAAAAGAAATTAGTTTTCATTTAACTGTTCCTGATTCAAAAGAGGAAATAAAAGAGGCTCTTTCTATTTGTTTAAAAAAGAGTGATATAGTTTTTATAATTGGTGGTCTTGGTCCAACTGTAGATGACTTGACAAGAGAAAGTATTTCTGAACTTTTAGAAATTCCTCTTATTTTTAACGAAGATGTTTTTAGAGAACTAAAAAAGAGAGAAGAAAGTTTATCTGAAAAGGAACACAGAAAGTATGGTCTTTTTCCTGGGGGTTCTAAATTATATATAAACGAAGTAGGTCTTGCTCATGCTTTTCTTATAGAAAAAGATGGAAAAAAAATATTTGCTTTACCAGGTCCAAAAAATGAATTTGAGTATACTCTGAATAAAATTTTGAAAGATTTTGAAGTTGATGAAAGTTATTTGGTTTTGTATTTTGATTTACCTTTTAAAAAAGAGATTGAGATTCAAGATAGATTAAAGGATAAAATAGATTTAAATTTTCTTTTTTTCCTTCCCTATACAGGTGGTGTTATTCTTGGAATCAAGGGAATTAAAGAAGAGGTATTAAAAATTAAAGAGATTATTAAGGATGAATTTAAAGAGGAGATTTCTTCAGAAGGTCCCCTTATGTTGGAGGAAGTTGTTGGAAAATTATTAAAGGAAAAAAGTAAAACTATAAGTGTAGCAGAAAGTTGTACAGGTGGTCTTTTAGCTTCAAGGATTACAGATGTTCCAGGAAGTTCAGAATATTTTATAGGTGGGGTGGTTGCTTATTCAAATGAAATAAAGAAAAAAATTTTGAAAGTTAAAGAAGAAGATCTTTTAAAATTTGGTGCTGTTTCTGAGCCTGTTGTAAGGGATATGGCAAAGAATGTAAGAGAAATTTTTAATTCAGATTTTGGGCTTTCTATTTCAGGTATAGCAGGTCCTACCGGGGGAACAAAGGAAAAACCAGTGGGAACAGTTTATTTTTCAATTTCCTATGAAAAAGAGAATTTAGTTTTTAAAAAGTTATTTAAAGGAACAAGGGGAGAGATTAAATTTCAGAGTTCTCATTTTATATTGAATGAGTTGAGAAAATTGCTTTTAAAACTTTAATATTTATATATAAAGTAGTAAAGAAAAATGAAAAGGATAAAAAGAATCGGTGAAATGCTTATAGATGCAGGAGTTATCAATGAGGAACAGTTAAAAAAAGCTCTTGAGATGCAGAAAAAAAATGGTAAGAGGCTTGGTTCTATTTTACTTGAACTTGGATATGCTTCTGAGGATGATATTTTAAAAGTTTTAGCAGAGCAGTATGGGAATGTTCCGGTAGCAAAAGCCAAGCATTTTGAAAACATTCCAGAGGATGTGATAAAACTTATTCCTCCTCATGTGGCTGCAAGGTATGATGTTATACCACTTGCAAAAAAGGGGAATAAGTTATTCCTTGCAATGGCTAATCCGGATGATCATTTTGCAATTGAGGATGTCAGGTTTTTAACAAAGCTTGAAATTGTTCCTCTTATTAGTCTTGAAGATTACATTAAAGATGCAATTAAAAAATATTATAAGGTTGAAGATATGATGGATCAGATAGTTAAGATTGAAAGTGAGGATATGGGAATAGAGGTAATTAGTGGAGGATCCGGGATAGAAAAGAGAACAGGTTCTGGAGCAATAGAAGAATCATTTGATAATTTAACTGGTAAAAATCTTGATTTAAGTATAGAAGAAGTTCTTTTAACTTCTGATGATGATAAAAGTTTGACTCATGATAAAGTAGAGGATGAAGCAGAAGATATTACGAGCATAAAGGATGAAACATCACCTGTTGTAAAACTTGTAAATGCTATTCTTCTTGAGGGAATAAGAAGAAAAGCTTCTGATATA
It encodes:
- a CDS encoding GTPase domain-containing protein — its product is MALINYAAREINVKIVYYGPGLSGKTTNIKYIYEKLSPDLKGQLVSVATEQERTLFFDFLPIDLGNVRGFKTRFHLYTVPGQVFYNASRKLILKGVDGIVFVADSQIERMDENIESFENMIENLETYGLKLEDIPYVIQYNKRDLPNAASIEELQKNLNKDSVPYYEAVATVGKGVFETLKEIAKMVIRHLSSKTPA
- a CDS encoding roadblock/LC7 domain-containing protein; this encodes MSEYKYIEESFKKVETILKKLKETSNSNAVLLIDKAGQLITSIGDISGFDLVSFATLSAADFGATSQLAELIGEKSFSSLYHQGEKNSLFISLVANRVILAVLFDSKTTLGLVKVRTKHASEELEKVLDELFEKLKVAPTKEVFDKSFIKEAEEELDKLFGP
- the recR gene encoding recombination mediator RecR yields the protein MNELIKKLIEAFNELPGIGEKSAERIVFYLLDKPEERLSYFIERFKELREKIKICSLCNNFDEEDPCKICRDERRENVLMIVPTPKEVWTFEKTGEFNGRYFVLGGLISPLENIYPEDLKLNSLFKILKEKKVEEIIFAFPPLPEGEVTIYFLIDKLKGYNLKMTKFRSGIPLGTTFDYLDNYTLREVLKNREVIELK
- a CDS encoding nicotinamide-nucleotide amidohydrolase family protein is translated as MNFKISCITTGSEILRGFRVDSDFYYLAKKLGEIGKEISFHLTVPDSKEEIKEALSICLKKSDIVFIIGGLGPTVDDLTRESISELLEIPLIFNEDVFRELKKREESLSEKEHRKYGLFPGGSKLYINEVGLAHAFLIEKDGKKIFALPGPKNEFEYTLNKILKDFEVDESYLVLYFDLPFKKEIEIQDRLKDKIDLNFLFFLPYTGGVILGIKGIKEEVLKIKEIIKDEFKEEISSEGPLMLEEVVGKLLKEKSKTISVAESCTGGLLASRITDVPGSSEYFIGGVVAYSNEIKKKILKVKEEDLLKFGAVSEPVVRDMAKNVREIFNSDFGLSISGIAGPTGGTKEKPVGTVYFSISYEKENLVFKKLFKGTRGEIKFQSSHFILNELRKLLLKL